Proteins co-encoded in one Mycobacterium mantenii genomic window:
- a CDS encoding DUF427 domain-containing protein: protein MTRSEDPAHEVESAWPDHPDYRIDITPCQHTGQVWHGDTLIAEGDGCLVVTETDHVDRLYFPESDVRWDLLTPSDRTTECPFKGRATYWDLAGAPDNSEGVAWTYRTPLPEVAGLAGYVAFYDKHFRIEVVERWPDGRGVPASFPVWGDAAELLRVIDVEPVGEGRFVGPAHGPTWRNVVEGGQLIAESIVAVSKTLARQRVTSVSAIFTKSAAFDAPVDLAVDVLRLGRTFSTTQVHATQHGALCCAAIVLADSGAPDLIRDQPPMPDVPGPDAAEAFTGFGVTGREIRIVNGAYDPDPDRIGPPIIDVWVRFRDAPDASYLHAALLAQSTTHWTIAAGLSPHRGFGEAQAHDTVSTGVMKSTIAFHDDVDVSDWLLYSNDAFWSGRGLIQGDGRVFTLDGRLAASYTVQAMARAFDRTPAAMGRDNRTAM, encoded by the coding sequence GTGACGCGGAGCGAAGATCCAGCCCATGAGGTCGAGTCGGCCTGGCCCGACCATCCGGACTACCGGATCGACATCACACCGTGTCAGCACACCGGTCAGGTCTGGCACGGCGACACGCTGATCGCCGAAGGCGACGGCTGTCTGGTGGTGACCGAGACCGATCACGTCGACCGACTGTACTTCCCGGAGTCCGATGTCCGCTGGGACCTGTTGACGCCCTCGGATCGCACGACGGAATGCCCGTTCAAGGGTCGTGCCACCTATTGGGACCTCGCAGGTGCCCCCGACAACTCCGAAGGCGTCGCGTGGACGTATCGCACTCCGCTTCCCGAGGTGGCGGGGCTTGCGGGCTACGTGGCCTTCTATGACAAGCACTTTCGCATCGAAGTCGTCGAGCGGTGGCCTGACGGCCGGGGCGTGCCGGCCTCCTTTCCGGTGTGGGGCGACGCTGCGGAGCTGTTGCGGGTCATCGATGTCGAGCCCGTCGGCGAGGGCAGGTTCGTCGGTCCCGCGCACGGACCGACCTGGCGCAACGTGGTTGAGGGTGGCCAACTTATCGCGGAGTCCATCGTCGCGGTATCCAAGACGCTTGCACGTCAACGAGTTACCTCTGTATCGGCCATCTTCACGAAATCAGCGGCCTTCGATGCGCCCGTGGATCTCGCCGTCGACGTGCTTCGGCTTGGCAGAACCTTTTCCACGACTCAAGTTCACGCCACTCAACACGGCGCGCTGTGCTGCGCGGCGATAGTGCTCGCCGACTCCGGCGCGCCCGACCTGATTCGCGATCAGCCACCCATGCCCGACGTACCCGGACCCGACGCAGCGGAGGCCTTTACGGGGTTCGGAGTCACCGGGCGTGAGATACGAATCGTCAACGGAGCCTACGATCCCGACCCCGACCGCATCGGACCGCCCATCATCGATGTCTGGGTCCGCTTCCGTGACGCGCCTGACGCGTCGTATTTGCACGCTGCCCTTCTCGCCCAATCCACCACACACTGGACCATTGCCGCCGGCCTGTCACCCCATCGCGGTTTCGGTGAAGCTCAGGCACACGACACGGTGTCGACCGGAGTCATGAAGAGCACCATCGCCTTTCACGACGACGTCGATGTCAGCGACTGGTTGCTGTACAGCAACGACGCCTTCTGGTCGGGGCGTGGACTGATCCAAGGCGACGGCCGGGTATTCACCCTCGACGGTCGCCTCGCAGCGTCGTACACGGTGCAGGCGATGGCACGCGCCTTCGACCGCACGCCGGCAGCGATGGGCCGCGACAACCGCACCGCCATGTGA
- a CDS encoding cytochrome P450, producing the protein MTTTDIVFDPFSEDFFNGAYETYRRMRDEQPVYFNADLDFYALTRHADVAPAFKDSATYSSARGTDLASIRNGLPVDTGPRMIIMMDPPSHRDMRSLLNKVFTPRTIQAQKEMTTAKITKYLSRVDPDGFDAVGDFAAPFPVEVITSMLGAPEKDAQMVRHWVDLSLTREIGQLELTEEGTQASVDTAMYYYGLIEQRRAEPRDDLLTKLCEADLVRDDGEKTRLDDIEIAAFATMLGGAGAETVTKLVGSAIYLFARHPHQWQKLLDDRSRIPAAVEELLRYEAPAQYNVRVTTKDVLLHGRTIPEGAPVFLIGGSANRDHLAWTDADTFEIDRDRTEAQNLGLGYGIHSCLGAALARMESAIALDKLLDFMPRYEVDFDRCERVHMANVVGWKTLPVKIIQ; encoded by the coding sequence ATGACGACTACGGACATCGTCTTCGATCCGTTCTCGGAGGACTTCTTCAACGGGGCCTACGAGACCTATCGGCGCATGCGCGATGAGCAGCCGGTCTACTTCAACGCCGACCTCGACTTCTATGCACTGACCCGCCATGCCGATGTCGCGCCTGCGTTCAAAGACTCTGCGACGTACTCGTCGGCCCGCGGAACGGACCTCGCCTCGATCCGCAACGGGCTACCCGTCGACACCGGCCCCCGAATGATCATCATGATGGACCCTCCCAGCCATCGCGACATGCGGAGCTTGCTCAACAAGGTTTTCACACCACGAACGATCCAGGCTCAGAAAGAAATGACGACCGCGAAGATCACCAAATATCTCAGCCGGGTCGACCCCGACGGATTCGACGCCGTCGGGGACTTCGCCGCGCCGTTTCCCGTCGAAGTCATCACCAGCATGCTCGGTGCGCCCGAGAAAGACGCACAAATGGTGCGGCACTGGGTCGACTTGTCTTTGACGCGCGAGATCGGGCAACTCGAACTGACCGAGGAGGGCACGCAGGCCTCCGTCGACACCGCGATGTATTACTACGGGCTGATCGAGCAGCGCCGCGCCGAGCCCAGAGATGATCTGCTAACCAAGCTGTGCGAAGCCGATTTGGTCCGTGATGACGGCGAGAAGACCCGACTCGACGACATCGAAATCGCCGCATTCGCAACGATGCTCGGCGGAGCGGGAGCCGAAACCGTGACCAAGCTCGTCGGCAGCGCGATCTACCTCTTCGCCAGACACCCGCACCAATGGCAGAAGCTGCTCGACGATCGCAGCAGGATTCCCGCTGCGGTCGAAGAATTGCTGCGGTACGAGGCACCTGCGCAATACAACGTGCGCGTCACCACGAAAGACGTTTTGCTGCACGGGCGTACGATTCCTGAAGGCGCCCCCGTGTTTCTGATTGGGGGGTCTGCCAACCGTGACCACCTGGCGTGGACCGATGCCGACACTTTCGAAATCGACCGAGACCGCACCGAGGCCCAGAATCTCGGCCTCGGATACGGCATCCACAGTTGCCTTGGCGCCGCCCTCGCTCGCATGGAAAGCGCCATCGCGCTGGACAAGTTGCTCGACTTCATGCCCCGATACGAGGTCGACTTCGACAGGTGCGAACGGGTTCACATGGCGAACGTCGTCGGCTGGAAGACGTTGCCGGTAAAGATCATCCAATAG
- a CDS encoding SDR family NAD(P)-dependent oxidoreductase, producing MLAHLTVTTEVTLMGRVAVITGATRGIGAATAMVLAAQGFRVVVNYRSSTGEADGVVAAATAAGGEAIAIRADVTAPDDVAAMVDETNEKWGAVDVLVHNALIPYDVTSFADLSWEQLGGKLDRELHAAFLVTKAVVPDMISRNYGRLVYLTTVLSRRPRQGMITVGTAKAAMDQFVRYVALELAQHQITANLVSPATVADPTANALLTPEEVHKLAATNPMGRLVSPEEVAKTVAFLAGDDSGFITGHCMEVNGGLAMD from the coding sequence TTGCTTGCGCACCTGACCGTCACAACGGAGGTAACGCTGATGGGCCGTGTCGCGGTGATCACCGGAGCCACCCGCGGAATCGGTGCGGCAACCGCAATGGTTTTGGCGGCGCAGGGATTTCGGGTCGTCGTCAACTACCGGTCCAGCACCGGGGAAGCAGACGGGGTGGTCGCGGCCGCCACCGCCGCCGGTGGTGAGGCGATCGCGATCCGAGCCGATGTCACCGCACCCGACGATGTCGCCGCAATGGTCGACGAAACCAATGAAAAGTGGGGCGCGGTCGACGTACTCGTGCACAACGCGTTAATTCCCTACGATGTCACCTCGTTCGCGGACCTGAGCTGGGAGCAGCTCGGCGGCAAACTGGACCGAGAGCTGCATGCCGCCTTCCTGGTGACCAAAGCCGTTGTACCCGACATGATTTCGCGAAACTATGGCCGGCTGGTCTATCTCACCACGGTGTTGTCCCGCCGGCCCCGGCAGGGAATGATCACGGTGGGCACCGCCAAGGCGGCGATGGACCAGTTCGTCCGGTACGTCGCCCTCGAGCTGGCTCAGCACCAGATCACCGCCAACCTCGTCTCGCCCGCCACGGTGGCCGATCCCACGGCGAACGCGTTGTTGACACCCGAGGAAGTGCATAAGCTCGCCGCGACAAATCCGATGGGACGGCTGGTGAGCCCCGAGGAGGTGGCCAAGACGGTGGCGTTCCTGGCCGGCGACGATTCGGGCTTCATCACCGGCCACTGCATGGAGGTCAACGGCGGCCTCGCCATGGATTGA
- a CDS encoding TetR/AcrR family transcriptional regulator: MASPRRIASPNAKTRTVILDAAEQLMFEEGWAAVTGRRVAEKAGLGSQLVHYHFGTMDDLLRAVFQRQAEKGSTAHAEALESPQPLWALWRMIRDAPFSKWTIEVLALANHRPQLAAELRHYAQAFRAEQAEIVAAVLKKYDVDEQSVPPMAVAFLMTVIPPVLFMENQLDITAGHAEIVGLVERYLREVEGEPGTGAR; this comes from the coding sequence ATGGCATCGCCAAGACGGATCGCGTCGCCGAACGCGAAGACGCGCACCGTGATACTGGATGCAGCCGAGCAACTGATGTTCGAAGAAGGCTGGGCGGCCGTCACGGGCCGGCGTGTCGCTGAGAAGGCCGGCCTCGGCTCACAGCTCGTCCACTACCACTTCGGCACCATGGACGATCTCCTTCGAGCGGTTTTCCAACGCCAGGCCGAAAAAGGGTCCACGGCACATGCCGAAGCCCTTGAATCGCCGCAGCCTCTGTGGGCACTCTGGCGGATGATTCGGGACGCCCCCTTCAGCAAGTGGACAATCGAGGTTCTCGCCCTGGCGAACCATCGTCCGCAACTCGCAGCCGAACTACGCCACTACGCGCAGGCGTTCCGCGCCGAGCAAGCTGAGATTGTCGCCGCCGTGTTGAAGAAGTATGACGTCGATGAACAAAGCGTTCCGCCCATGGCGGTGGCATTCCTGATGACCGTGATTCCGCCGGTGCTTTTCATGGAAAACCAACTCGACATCACCGCAGGGCACGCCGAGATAGTCGGACTTGTCGAGCGATACCTCCGCGAGGTCGAAGGCGAACCCGGTACAGGCGCACGGTGA
- a CDS encoding DUF302 domain-containing protein, translating to MSTSDSHKTHFDGVRVRYDSNKGYDELVAALLADIGERPVPIDEIGTTSNSWDSYHQEVQSHVGPSGFMLFGLFNHGGWITKAGIDRKVLRVIFGNPLIAITMLRHDVTAGLFAPVEVLITDEGAGSSLTYVKPSSLMVMQKDSAPNPELLSAAQGLDAKLAALVEKVTGGC from the coding sequence ATGTCCACGTCTGATTCCCACAAAACTCACTTCGACGGCGTGCGCGTGCGCTATGACAGCAACAAGGGTTATGACGAATTGGTGGCCGCGCTGCTCGCCGACATCGGCGAACGGCCGGTCCCGATCGACGAGATCGGCACAACGTCGAACAGCTGGGACTCCTACCATCAGGAGGTTCAATCCCACGTCGGGCCAAGCGGTTTCATGCTGTTCGGCCTGTTCAACCATGGCGGCTGGATCACCAAAGCCGGCATCGACCGCAAGGTGTTGCGGGTCATCTTCGGTAATCCGCTGATCGCCATCACGATGTTGCGGCACGACGTGACCGCGGGCCTCTTCGCGCCCGTCGAGGTGCTGATCACCGACGAGGGCGCCGGCAGCAGCCTGACCTACGTCAAGCCGTCGTCGCTGATGGTCATGCAAAAGGACTCGGCGCCGAATCCCGAGTTGCTCAGCGCCGCACAGGGACTCGACGCGAAGCTGGCGGCGCTGGTCGAGAAGGTGACCGGCGGCTGCTGA
- a CDS encoding TetR/AcrR family transcriptional regulator gives MGSSRAPETGSPAGGVRETRRLETRARLFDAALAEISRRGLAAADVSAIVADAGVARGTFYFHFPTKEHVLIEVERVEETRIISEFGDATGDLESVLSQLVRHVLSAERRLGEAVFRDMLGLHFSSTRPVAEEFAQHPVGQFLVGVIGRAQDAGRVNSDVDAAELATFFLTGLFALLATGAHDAALLRRYVTTIVKGMEKR, from the coding sequence ATGGGGTCATCTCGCGCACCCGAAACCGGATCGCCGGCCGGCGGCGTCCGCGAAACGCGCCGGCTGGAAACCCGGGCGCGCTTGTTCGACGCGGCGTTGGCCGAGATCTCGCGACGCGGGCTGGCTGCCGCGGATGTCAGCGCGATCGTCGCCGACGCGGGCGTGGCCCGGGGGACGTTCTATTTCCACTTCCCAACCAAGGAGCATGTGCTCATCGAGGTGGAACGCGTCGAGGAGACCCGGATCATCAGCGAATTCGGCGACGCCACGGGCGATCTGGAGTCGGTTCTCTCTCAATTGGTGCGTCATGTGCTCAGCGCCGAACGCCGTTTGGGCGAAGCGGTTTTCCGGGACATGCTCGGATTGCATTTCTCCTCAACCCGTCCGGTCGCAGAGGAGTTCGCCCAACACCCCGTCGGACAATTCCTAGTCGGCGTCATTGGTCGAGCCCAGGACGCGGGGCGGGTCAACTCCGACGTCGACGCGGCAGAACTCGCGACGTTCTTTCTCACCGGGCTTTTTGCGCTGCTGGCCACCGGGGCACACGATGCCGCACTGTTACGCCGTTATGTGACAACGATTGTCAAAGGAATGGAGAAACGATGA
- a CDS encoding ABC transporter substrate-binding protein, which yields MHAIDLAYVGRGIHEELVAHVADQEGYYQDEGVHVAIHDGIGWTAERLRHGAVIGLGRALLSRLHDGIGWRALSVNTDRPLFWFLGNAEVKSMADLRGRRLAVHAADNPPGTFARIVLRKHGLDPDRDLRCVVRHPGDYQMDLRRLRDGSIDAAYVGSTLSPEQVATEEGFHLLAWVGDHFQIPTVGVAVDPAHLPPDSPALRALLRANQRALRLLAEQPSRAVDYINWFLDRLTVDEAQRHYERYVGPYFTPGYRVDLGIAQRAIDAVAGELGVAPIGATDFYECGNGGL from the coding sequence GTGCACGCGATCGATCTCGCCTACGTCGGGCGTGGCATTCACGAGGAACTGGTCGCCCACGTCGCCGACCAGGAAGGCTACTACCAGGACGAGGGTGTCCACGTCGCCATCCACGACGGAATCGGCTGGACAGCCGAGCGGCTGCGCCACGGCGCGGTGATCGGCCTGGGCCGGGCCCTGCTGTCGCGACTTCACGACGGAATCGGATGGAGAGCGTTGAGCGTCAACACCGATCGACCGCTGTTCTGGTTTCTGGGCAACGCCGAGGTGAAGTCCATGGCGGATCTTCGCGGGCGGCGACTGGCCGTGCACGCCGCCGACAACCCACCGGGCACCTTCGCCCGGATCGTACTGCGTAAGCACGGCCTGGACCCCGACCGCGACCTGCGCTGTGTGGTGCGGCATCCGGGTGACTACCAGATGGACCTGCGGCGGCTGCGCGACGGCTCGATCGACGCCGCCTACGTGGGCAGCACCCTGTCCCCCGAACAGGTCGCCACCGAAGAGGGGTTTCACCTGCTGGCCTGGGTGGGCGATCATTTCCAGATCCCCACCGTGGGCGTCGCCGTGGACCCTGCCCACCTCCCACCAGATAGCCCCGCGCTGCGGGCCCTGCTGCGGGCCAATCAGCGCGCGCTGCGGCTACTCGCCGAACAGCCAAGCCGTGCAGTCGATTACATCAACTGGTTCCTCGACCGGCTCACCGTCGATGAAGCGCAGCGGCACTACGAGCGCTACGTCGGCCCGTACTTCACCCCCGGCTATCGGGTTGACCTGGGGATCGCGCAGCGGGCGATCGACGCGGTCGCCGGCGAACTCGGTGTCGCACCCATAGGCGCTACGGACTTCTATGAGTGCGGCAACGGCGGCCTTTAG
- a CDS encoding metal-dependent hydrolase, with amino-acid sequence MTGLEIRRIRFDLDGDVPFVWNAYNHAFSTYMNVVSIMAICFEKMLVSAVREAMPRITDTAVAGEAEAFLRQEAQHANAHRQHLRALIRRHPGLQKTLDGDRWIYWMIFTGNVFQPTTFAM; translated from the coding sequence ATGACCGGCCTCGAGATTCGGCGCATCCGTTTCGATCTCGACGGCGACGTGCCCTTCGTTTGGAACGCGTACAACCACGCCTTCTCGACCTACATGAACGTGGTCTCGATCATGGCGATCTGCTTCGAGAAGATGCTCGTCTCCGCGGTGCGAGAGGCCATGCCGCGCATCACCGACACCGCGGTCGCAGGCGAGGCGGAAGCCTTCCTGCGGCAGGAGGCCCAACATGCCAACGCCCACCGCCAGCACCTGCGGGCGCTGATCCGGCGCCATCCCGGCCTGCAGAAAACCCTCGACGGGGATCGATGGATCTATTGGATGATCTTTACCGGCAACGTCTTCCAGCCGACGACGTTCGCCATGTGA
- a CDS encoding cytochrome P450 produces the protein MSRNTTGEIRFDPYDIDLVADPYPVYRRLRDDMPLYYNEQYDFFALSRYIDVEKALFDNKTFSSARGDILEFIKADMEIPSGLIVAEDPPRHDIHRRLLSRMFTPRKISALEDQIREFCVRSLDPLVGASGFDFVTDFGAELPMRVIGMLLGFPDEDQLRSRDHANAILTTDVGQPMASAATGFDDGQLWADYIDWRADNPSDDIVTELLNVQFEDEHGVTRHLERAELLMYVNMVALAGNETTARFIGWAAKVLAEHPDQRRELVADPGLIPQAVEELLRFEGPAPFVSRYVTRDVEYYGQQVPSGNVMTLLISSANRDDRQFGSDAESFNIHRQNRSHIAFAVGAHFCLGAALARLEGRVALEEILKRFPEWDVDLSAARMSTTSTVRGWETMPALIGKRS, from the coding sequence ATGTCCCGCAACACCACTGGTGAGATTCGTTTCGACCCTTACGACATCGACCTCGTCGCCGACCCCTACCCCGTGTACCGGCGATTACGAGATGACATGCCGCTCTACTACAACGAGCAGTACGACTTCTTCGCGCTGAGCCGGTACATAGATGTCGAGAAAGCTCTCTTCGATAACAAGACGTTCAGTTCCGCACGCGGTGACATCTTGGAGTTCATCAAGGCGGATATGGAGATTCCGTCCGGGCTTATCGTCGCGGAGGACCCACCCCGACACGACATCCACCGAAGGCTGTTGTCGCGGATGTTCACACCGCGCAAGATCAGCGCGTTGGAGGATCAGATCCGAGAGTTCTGCGTGCGCAGCCTCGACCCGCTCGTCGGTGCCAGCGGATTCGACTTCGTCACCGACTTCGGCGCGGAACTGCCGATGCGGGTGATCGGCATGCTGTTGGGCTTCCCCGACGAGGATCAACTGCGGTCTCGCGACCACGCGAACGCGATTCTGACCACCGACGTGGGTCAGCCCATGGCCAGCGCGGCGACCGGATTCGACGACGGTCAACTGTGGGCGGACTACATCGACTGGCGAGCCGACAATCCTTCCGACGACATCGTCACCGAACTGCTCAACGTGCAGTTCGAAGACGAGCACGGTGTCACTCGCCACTTGGAGCGCGCCGAGCTGCTTATGTACGTCAACATGGTCGCCCTCGCCGGCAACGAGACCACCGCACGGTTTATCGGATGGGCGGCAAAGGTGCTCGCCGAGCACCCTGACCAACGAAGGGAACTCGTCGCCGATCCTGGTCTAATCCCTCAAGCGGTCGAGGAGTTATTGCGTTTCGAAGGACCCGCTCCCTTCGTCTCGCGTTACGTCACGCGCGACGTCGAGTACTACGGCCAGCAGGTGCCAAGCGGCAACGTGATGACGCTCCTGATCAGTTCGGCTAACCGAGACGACCGCCAATTCGGTTCCGACGCCGAGAGTTTCAACATTCACCGCCAAAACCGGTCACACATCGCCTTCGCTGTCGGTGCGCATTTCTGCCTTGGTGCAGCCTTGGCGCGCCTGGAAGGGCGCGTCGCACTCGAAGAGATTCTGAAACGGTTTCCCGAGTGGGATGTCGACCTCTCGGCAGCGCGGATGTCGACCACATCGACAGTTCGAGGCTGGGAAACCATGCCCGCGCTCATCGGCAAGCGATCGTGA
- a CDS encoding carbon-nitrogen hydrolase family protein gives MTVIRAAAVQLSPVLYSREGTAQRVVDKIAQLGSQDVQFAVFPETVIPYYPYFSFIQRPFEMRSTEHLRLLDQAVTIPSPATAAIGAAARAAHMVVSIGVTERDGGSLYNTQLLFDADGTLIQRRRKIMPTYHERMIWGQGDGSGLRAVDSGVGRIGQLACYEHFNPLARYALIADGEQIHASMFPGSFGGDLFARQMEVSVRNHALESGAFVVNATAWLDADQQAQIMADTGGPIGPISGGQFTAIITPQGEYLGEPLRTGQGEVIADLDLSLINGRKALMDSVGHYGRPDLLSLVVDRTPHSYVHEHLEQLAGIVVEEAEHVHV, from the coding sequence ATGACCGTAATCCGAGCAGCCGCAGTGCAACTCAGTCCGGTGCTGTACAGCCGGGAGGGCACGGCGCAACGGGTGGTCGACAAGATAGCGCAGCTGGGCAGCCAGGACGTGCAGTTCGCTGTCTTTCCAGAGACCGTGATCCCCTACTACCCGTACTTCTCCTTCATCCAGCGTCCGTTCGAGATGCGGTCGACGGAACATTTGCGGCTGCTCGATCAAGCTGTGACAATCCCGTCGCCGGCCACCGCGGCGATCGGCGCCGCGGCCCGGGCAGCCCACATGGTGGTGTCCATCGGGGTCACCGAGCGCGACGGCGGTTCGCTCTACAACACGCAGCTGTTGTTCGACGCCGACGGCACGCTCATTCAGCGCCGCCGCAAGATCATGCCGACGTATCACGAACGGATGATCTGGGGACAGGGCGACGGTAGCGGACTCCGGGCCGTCGACAGCGGGGTCGGGCGAATCGGGCAGTTGGCGTGTTACGAGCACTTCAACCCGCTGGCCCGCTATGCCCTGATCGCCGACGGTGAGCAGATCCACGCCAGCATGTTTCCCGGATCGTTCGGCGGCGACTTGTTCGCGCGGCAGATGGAGGTCAGCGTCCGCAATCACGCTCTGGAATCCGGCGCTTTCGTCGTGAACGCCACCGCGTGGCTCGACGCCGATCAGCAAGCTCAGATCATGGCCGACACGGGCGGTCCAATCGGCCCGATCTCGGGTGGCCAGTTCACCGCGATCATCACGCCCCAGGGTGAGTATTTGGGTGAGCCGCTGCGCACCGGTCAGGGCGAGGTGATCGCCGATCTCGACTTGTCGCTGATCAACGGCCGAAAGGCGCTGATGGATTCCGTCGGCCACTACGGTCGACCTGATTTGCTCAGCCTGGTGGTCGATCGCACGCCCCACTCGTACGTGCATGAGCACCTCGAGCAACTGGCCGGCATCGTTGTCGAGGAGGCCGAACATGTCCACGTCTGA
- a CDS encoding thiolase family protein: MNQVRDAVIVGAVRTPIGKGKASGALHDVLPADLLAHSLRQLVERTGVDPAQVDDVIAGAVTQVGDQAANIARNALLGAGFPESVPGVTIDRQCGSSQQAISFAAQGVIAGAYDLVIAGGVESMSRVPMGTQVSPGSNPMGEDMTRRYPDGLVPQGISAELIAAKWGFSRTQLDEFSAGSHEKAARATKEGLFDNELIPIAGLATDEIIRPGTTVDTLAGLQPAFYSEAAKARFPQINWEITPGNSSPLSDGSAAVLITSSEVAKKLGLRPLARIHTATVVGSDPLYMLTGVIPATEKVLRRAGLTLADIDLFEVNEAFAPVVLAWAQDTGADLAKTNVNGGAIAIGHPLGASGARLMTTLVNALEQRGGRYGLQTMCEGGGMANATIIERLA; the protein is encoded by the coding sequence ATGAACCAGGTCCGCGACGCCGTCATCGTCGGAGCCGTCCGCACCCCCATCGGCAAGGGCAAGGCCAGCGGCGCGCTGCACGACGTGCTGCCCGCCGATCTGCTGGCACACAGCCTGCGCCAGCTGGTGGAGCGCACCGGCGTGGATCCGGCGCAGGTCGACGATGTCATCGCCGGAGCCGTCACCCAGGTCGGCGACCAGGCGGCCAACATCGCCCGCAATGCCCTGCTGGGCGCGGGCTTCCCGGAGTCCGTTCCCGGGGTCACGATCGACCGCCAATGCGGCAGCAGCCAGCAGGCCATCAGCTTCGCCGCCCAGGGTGTGATCGCCGGCGCCTACGACCTCGTGATCGCCGGCGGCGTGGAGTCGATGAGCCGCGTGCCGATGGGCACCCAGGTGTCACCGGGCAGCAACCCGATGGGCGAGGACATGACCCGCCGCTACCCCGACGGCCTAGTGCCCCAGGGCATCAGCGCCGAACTGATCGCCGCGAAGTGGGGCTTCTCGCGCACCCAGCTCGACGAGTTCTCGGCCGGCAGCCACGAGAAGGCCGCCCGCGCCACCAAGGAAGGCCTCTTCGACAACGAGCTCATTCCGATCGCGGGGCTGGCCACCGACGAGATCATCCGCCCCGGCACCACGGTCGACACACTGGCCGGATTGCAGCCGGCGTTCTACAGCGAGGCGGCCAAAGCCCGCTTCCCGCAGATCAATTGGGAGATCACGCCCGGCAACTCGTCACCGTTGTCCGATGGCAGCGCCGCGGTGCTGATCACCAGCAGCGAGGTCGCCAAGAAGCTGGGTCTGCGCCCGCTGGCCCGGATCCACACCGCCACCGTGGTGGGCTCCGACCCCCTCTACATGCTGACCGGCGTCATTCCGGCCACCGAGAAGGTGTTACGGCGCGCCGGGCTGACGCTCGCCGACATCGACCTGTTCGAGGTGAACGAGGCGTTCGCGCCCGTCGTGCTCGCCTGGGCACAGGACACCGGGGCGGATCTGGCCAAGACCAACGTCAACGGCGGAGCGATCGCGATCGGTCATCCGTTGGGCGCCAGCGGCGCTCGCCTGATGACCACTCTGGTCAACGCCCTGGAGCAGCGCGGCGGCCGGTACGGCCTGCAGACCATGTGCGAGGGCGGCGGCATGGCCAACGCCACCATCATCGAGCGGCTCGCTTAG